In one window of Bemisia tabaci chromosome 6, PGI_BMITA_v3 DNA:
- the Prosalpha5 gene encoding proteasome subunit alpha type-5 — MFLSRSEYDRGVNTFSPEGRIFQVEYAIEAIKLGSTAIGICTSEGVVLAVEKRITSSLMEPNTVEKIVEVDKHVGCAVSGLIADSRTMIDRARVECQNHWFTYDERMSVESVAQAVSNLAIQFGDSGDDGGAMSRPFGVAILFAGCDEKGPQLFHMDPSGTFVQFDAKAIGSGSEGAQQTLQEVYHKSMTLSEAINACLTILKQVMEEKLNSSNVEVVTVTPEKLYHLFTKEEVEAALSEVKPLIKDEPSSSSTSKS; from the exons GTTGAATATGCCATTGAAGCAATTAAATTAGGATCTACAGCTATTGGCATCTGTACCTCTGAAGGTGTAGTTTTAGCAGTTGAAAAACGAATCACATCTTCTTTAATGGAACCCAATACTGTTGAAAAAATAGTTGAAGTCGATAAACATGTTG GATGTGCAGTCAGTGGATTAATAGCAGATTCCCGTACAATGATTGATAGAGCGCGTGTTGAGTGTCAGAACCACTGGTTCACCTATGATGAAAGAATGAGTGTAGAATCTGTCGCACAGGCTGTTTCTAACTTGGCCATCCAATTTGGTGACTCGGGTGATGATGGTGGTGCAATG aGTCGACCTTTTGGTGTAGCTATCTTATTTGCTGGCTGTGATGAGAAAGGACCACAACTATTTCATATGGACCCCTCTGGTACATTTGTTCAATTCGATGCGAAAGCGATCGGATCTGGAAGCGAAGGCGCTCAACAAACTTTGCAGGAAGTGTATCACAAG TCAATGACACTCTCTGAAGCCATCAACGCTTGTCTAACTATTTTGAAACAAGTAATGGAAGAAAAACTCAATTCTAGCAACGTTGAAGTTGTTACTGTCACTCCTGAAAAACTCTATCATCTCTTCACAAAGGAGGAAGTGGAagcg GCTTTAAGCGAAGTCAAACCACTGATAAAAGATGAACCATCTTCAAGCTCGACCTCTAAATCATAA
- the LOC109034450 gene encoding uncharacterized protein has protein sequence MDSFNAKKDRAKKMKKDKVHSKARKKKGSANEVSKSRSNDTVTNTNRSTKVADEEESNSSGSDSEEYESQKYARSKIVSNQSYYDKSLPDVDPEPCAASLEELAAADDVTGGIFQFKGEADWASCPENISNQYFHIDLKQLASSLSAVPFYDRVNLFHDFFTSDEKQEMDLKAEQQFKLHSQNLGSTKNMKDLDQLLSSVKKQQNKAVEPPKTVSEPDYDNVSALTAQFKNVRSDLTDLLFSSEAQSVSTPNPSEKPQIPEEETNCSAQEETEDLNEWLDSILDD, from the exons ATGGACAGTTTCAATGCCAAGAAAGATAG AgcgaagaaaatgaagaaagacaAAGTCCACAGCAAAGCGCGCAAGAAGAAGGGAAGTGCAAATGAAGTCAGCAAGAGCAGATCCAATGATACAGTTACAAACACTAACA GGAGCACTAAAGTAGCAGATGAAGAAGAATCCAACTCTTCAGGTTCAGACAGTGAAGAATATGAATCACAAAAATATGCTCGATCGAAAATTGTTTCAAATCAATCGTATTATGATAAAAGTTTACCAGATGTTGATCCAGAGCCTTGCGCAGCTAGTTTAGAAGAATTGGCAGCAGCTGATGATGTGACAG GTGGCATTTTCCAGTTTAAAGGGGAAGCTGATTGGGCATCCTGCCCGGAAAATATCAGTAATCAATATTTTCACATCGACTTAAAGCAACTTGCCTCGAGTCTTTCAGCCGTGCCTTTTTATGATCGTGTCAatctttttcatgatttttttacg tcTGATGAGAAACAAGAAATGGACCTCAAGGCCGAACAACAGTTCAAACTCCACTCTCAGAATCTTGGTtcaacaaaaaatatgaaagatttgGATCAGCTGCTGTCCAGTGTCAAAAAGCAACAAAATAAAGCAGTAGAACCTCCAAAGACTGTTTCAGAGCCAGACTATGACAATGTTTCAGCGCTCACTGCCCAGTTCAAAAACGTCCGTTCTGATCTAACTGATCTTCTATTCTCCAGTGAGGCTCAGTCAGTCTCAACACCCA ATCCGTCTGAAAAACCACAGATTCCAGAAGAAGAAACCAACTGCTCTGCTCAAGAAGAAACAGAGGATCTCAATGAATGGCTGGACTCCATTCTTGATGATTGA
- the Nt5a gene encoding 5'-nucleotidase domain-containing protein 1 has product MMGPKILAKVSKSKELKWCKIFRECSDFCGNRGRVASPPINGASPTNGRQQHLSASHRCVLIRSYAETGAGSTITITNPLPARKVIVAIVRDYSKNCTRTVKLQAGPSALNMAPSLSLDDYDCIGFDLDNTLGEYQLLANAKLEFDLFAKYLVERKGYDSSIFLPPFEDEIDFVQRGLILDNFKGNILKIGHDGTVLRACHGTKAMSDEEIAETYGPERKWNIGVEYCSNPLTYWEGSLAEQMRTLLDYFDTPASLLFARAVDAVDIKLGKRPEKYTVFPDMLEGLKEMYAREHFQLNKGGYFPTIKADYPKYVKRSSPNILKWLRELKKTKKLFVITGSNIDYASWTSKQALGDDWKEYFDIGVFYSRKPGFFTARRPFLKIEGITETDPVTSDDLQPNNCYSQGNWPDLYKFLGRITGKEEPKCLYIGDNLLQDIFTPSRYSNCDTIAVIEELNAESDPEKNPNSRHEAESYLKSNFWGSYFFDEKSDKPTLWAKMIHQHSKLCIPSLEVLAQLPIDHSFECFSPDEAEQNIALNLSGYYPFSPPSLSTKQKGTISQA; this is encoded by the coding sequence ATGATGGGAcctaaaattttggcaaaggtTAGTAAGTCAAAGGAATTAAAATGGTGCAAAATTTTTCGGGAGTGTTCTGATTTTTGTGGCAATCGCGGGAGAGTCGCATCACCACCAATCAACGGTGCATCGCCGACCAATGGGAGACAGCAACATCTGAGTGCCAGCCACAGATGTGTCCTTATCAGGAGCTATGCAGAAACAGGAGCAGGTTCGACAATAACAATAACTAACCCCCTACCGGCGAGGAAAGTGATAGTGGCGATAGTGCGTGATTACTCTAAAAACTGTACAAGAACTGTGAAATTACAGGCAGGCCCTAGTGCGTTAAATATGGCACCCTCATTGAGTTTGGATGACTACGACTGTATAGGATTTGATCTAGACAATACTCTCGGTGAGTACCAGCTTTTAGCTAACGCTAAACTAGAGTTTGATTTGTTCGCAAAATACTTAGTGGAGCGAAAAGGATACGACAGTAGCATCTTCCTCCCACCCTTTGAGGACGAAATTGATTTTGTACAGCGAGGTCTCATCTTGGACAATTTTAAGGGGAATATACTGAAAATTGGTCATGATGGCACTGTATTGCGAGCATGCCACGGAACGAAAGCAATGAGTGACGAAGAAATAGCTGAAACTTACGGTCCCGAAAGAAAGTGGAATATTGGTGTTGAATATTGCTCAAATCCTCTAACTTATTGGGAGGGGTCCCTGGCAGAGCAGATGCGGACACTTTTGGACTACTTTGACACCCCAGCCTCCCTACTGTTTGCCAGAGCGGTAGACGCTGTTGATATCAAACTGGGTAAAAGACCGGAAAAATATACTGTTTTTCCTGATATGCTTGAAGGACTAAAGGAAATGTATGCACGAGAGCACTTTCAGTTGAACAAAGGAGGATATTTTCCTACTATTAAAGCCGACTATCCCAAGTATGTGAAAAGAAGTAGTCCTAACATCCTAAAATGGCTCAGAGAAttgaagaaaacaaagaaattgTTTGTAATCACAGGATCTAATATTGACTATGCATCCTGGACAAGTAAGCAAGCACTGGGTGATGACTGGAAAGAGTattttgatattggagtctttTACTCAAGAAAACCAGGATTTTTCACTGCCCGTCGACCATTCTTAAAAATCGAAGGAATCACTGAAACAGATCCTGTTACCAGTGACGATCTGCAGCCGAATAATTGTTATAGTCAAGGCAACTGGCCAGACTTATATAAATTTTTGGGCAGAATCACCGGCAAAGAGGAACCGAAGTGCCTCTACATTGGTGATAATTTGTTGCAAGATATTTTCACACCATCAAGATATTCTAACTGTGATACAATAGCTGTCATTGAGGAACTCAATGCGGAGTCAGATCCAGAAAAAAATCCCAATTCCCGACACGAAGCAGAATCTtatttaaaatcaaacttttggGGTTCATAtttctttgatgaaaaatcAGACAAACCGACTCTTTGGGCGAAAATGATCCACCAGCATTCCAAACTTTGTATTCCTAGTCTTGAAGTGTTGGCTCAACTTCCTATCGATCATTCATTTGAATGTTTTTCTCCTGATGAAGCAGAGCAAAATATAGCTCTAAATTTATCTGGTTACTATCCGTTCAGCCCTCCAAGTTTAAGTACAAAACAGAAAGGAACAATTAGCCAAGCGTAA